From Acinetobacter lwoffii, a single genomic window includes:
- the ligA gene encoding NAD-dependent DNA ligase LigA, whose protein sequence is MTQDATVIAQMRQLIQLLAKHNHAYYVMDQPSIEDSEYDQLFHQLKALEQQYPDLIQSDSPTDKVGGQALSKFVTVTHAVPMLSLGNVFNQEDLLAFARRIEERLPNQKIEYDVELKFDGLAISLWYEHGVLTRGVTRGDGETGEDITQNVRTIRNLPKLLSPVNGIIPDLLEVRGEVLMPKSGFEKLNAANAAKGEKTFANPRNAAAGSLRQLDPNIAASRPLAFYAYGIAQCVPHHGQTTMSASLEWLHQFGFAVGERHFICDSIQDVQKVYEQIIDERASLSVEIDGMVIKVNDLKQQQQLGFLSREPRWATAYKFPAVAALTTVENINWQVGRTGTLTPVARLNPVAVGGVTVSNVTLHNIGEIHRLDVRIGDTVSVYRSGDVIPKVEKVWPEFRPVDAVEVHLPEQCPVCDSPVVMPEGEALARCSGGLYCAAQRIEAIRHFVSRKAMDIEGLGDRWAESLLHLNLLKDVSDIYHLHEHRETLLGIEKMGAKSVQNLLDAIENSKKTTLAAFIYALGIRGVGETTARMLANTFQTLEALRNADIEALKKTPDVGDITAEWILDFFQAPHNLEVLDRLLAAGIHWDAPIAPTRQPLNGESWVVTGTLSSMGRDDATQLLQALGARVSGSVSSKTKCVVAGEKAGSKLDKAEKLGIPVINEQQFIGLMQDYGQLEA, encoded by the coding sequence ATGACCCAAGATGCTACTGTCATTGCGCAAATGCGTCAACTGATTCAACTGCTTGCCAAGCATAACCATGCTTATTATGTGATGGATCAACCGAGCATTGAAGACAGTGAATATGATCAGCTCTTTCATCAGCTCAAAGCCTTAGAACAACAATATCCTGACCTGATCCAGTCCGATAGCCCAACCGATAAAGTGGGTGGACAGGCGCTTTCAAAATTTGTGACCGTAACACACGCCGTGCCGATGCTGTCATTAGGCAATGTCTTTAATCAGGAAGATCTGCTGGCTTTTGCCCGCCGTATTGAAGAACGTTTGCCAAATCAAAAAATTGAATATGATGTGGAACTGAAATTTGATGGTCTGGCCATTTCACTCTGGTATGAGCATGGCGTATTGACGCGTGGGGTGACACGCGGCGATGGGGAAACCGGTGAAGACATCACCCAGAATGTCAGAACCATTCGCAACCTGCCGAAACTTTTATCTCCGGTGAATGGCATCATTCCCGATTTGTTGGAAGTCCGCGGCGAAGTGTTGATGCCGAAATCCGGTTTTGAAAAATTGAATGCTGCCAATGCCGCCAAAGGTGAAAAGACCTTTGCTAATCCGCGTAATGCTGCGGCAGGAAGTTTGCGTCAGCTGGACCCGAATATTGCTGCCTCGCGGCCATTGGCTTTTTATGCTTATGGGATTGCTCAGTGCGTGCCGCATCATGGACAAACCACTATGTCCGCCAGTCTGGAATGGTTACATCAGTTCGGTTTTGCGGTTGGCGAGCGTCACTTTATCTGTGACAGTATTCAGGACGTGCAAAAGGTCTACGAACAGATCATTGATGAGCGTGCCAGTCTCAGTGTCGAAATCGATGGTATGGTGATCAAGGTCAATGACCTGAAACAGCAACAACAGCTTGGTTTCCTGAGCCGTGAACCGCGTTGGGCCACCGCCTATAAATTTCCGGCAGTTGCAGCACTGACCACAGTAGAAAATATTAACTGGCAAGTGGGTCGTACTGGAACATTGACGCCGGTTGCGCGTTTAAATCCAGTTGCTGTCGGTGGAGTAACAGTTTCCAATGTGACGCTGCATAATATTGGCGAAATTCACCGTCTGGATGTACGTATTGGTGATACCGTCAGTGTTTATCGTAGTGGCGATGTAATTCCTAAGGTGGAAAAAGTCTGGCCGGAATTTCGCCCGGTTGATGCAGTTGAAGTGCATTTACCTGAACAATGTCCAGTCTGTGATTCACCCGTGGTCATGCCGGAAGGCGAAGCCTTGGCACGCTGTTCGGGCGGACTATATTGTGCCGCGCAGCGTATTGAAGCCATTCGTCACTTTGTCTCACGTAAAGCCATGGATATTGAAGGCTTGGGTGACCGTTGGGCAGAATCGTTGCTGCATCTGAATCTTCTCAAAGATGTATCAGATATTTACCATCTGCATGAACATCGTGAGACTTTGCTAGGTATTGAAAAGATGGGGGCCAAATCGGTTCAGAATCTTTTAGATGCTATCGAAAACAGCAAGAAAACTACACTGGCTGCTTTTATCTATGCTCTCGGTATTCGTGGGGTGGGTGAAACCACGGCGCGGATGCTGGCCAATACTTTCCAGACGCTGGAGGCATTACGCAATGCTGATATTGAAGCATTAAAGAAAACACCAGATGTCGGTGATATTACTGCGGAATGGATTCTGGATTTCTTCCAGGCGCCACATAATCTGGAAGTTTTGGATCGTTTACTGGCTGCCGGTATTCACTGGGATGCACCGATTGCACCGACCCGTCAGCCATTGAACGGCGAAAGCTGGGTGGTTACCGGAACTTTAAGCAGTATGGGACGGGATGATGCCACCCAGTTATTGCAAGCCTTAGGTGCGCGAGTCAGTGGCAGTGTGTCTAGTAAAACCAAATGTGTGGTTGCAGGTGAAAAAGCTGGCTCAAAACTGGATAAAGCAGAAAAACTGGGTATTCCAGTGATCAATGAACAACAGTTTATTGGCTTGATGCAGGATTATGGTCAGCTTGAGGCCTAA
- a CDS encoding cell division protein ZipA C-terminal FtsZ-binding domain-containing protein, which produces MEITTIIGIVIAIVIMLFGIRMLFKKPVEAVPSLDANLHIDPDSQTPIIPRHVRSQLAQQDVESDRIEPSLGIDEPAPEKPSAFRKAESTPVEPKAVETPVAAPSTEAEVVEKSVVTAADVQQVEAEQKNSQIETKEEMPEFSLNSNIEKAEISEFNDESSILDAHLHEQKIVDEESALSNAETIISLHIYPQGRVLSGDKTLKVLLKYGLRYGELACFHRYSEDGSKLLFSVLQMTDTGMEGFDLETLSTQEVKGLAFFLALPHSDVQNAFDTMDSISRLIAREVDGLVYDQNQQEFTPQLREFWRHQAIDYRAGQGTVV; this is translated from the coding sequence ATGGAAATCACCACCATTATCGGGATTGTTATCGCAATTGTGATTATGCTGTTTGGTATAAGAATGCTGTTCAAAAAACCTGTGGAGGCTGTACCTTCACTGGATGCCAACCTGCATATCGACCCGGATAGCCAGACCCCGATCATTCCAAGGCATGTACGTTCTCAGTTGGCACAACAGGATGTCGAATCTGATCGTATCGAGCCAAGCTTGGGTATAGATGAACCGGCTCCTGAAAAGCCTTCCGCCTTTCGCAAGGCTGAATCAACTCCGGTTGAGCCAAAAGCAGTCGAAACTCCTGTAGCTGCCCCGTCAACAGAAGCTGAAGTAGTGGAAAAGTCGGTAGTCACGGCAGCAGATGTTCAACAGGTAGAAGCGGAACAGAAGAATAGCCAGATTGAAACCAAGGAAGAAATGCCTGAATTCAGCCTGAACAGCAACATCGAAAAAGCAGAAATTTCTGAATTTAATGATGAAAGTAGTATTCTGGATGCACATCTGCATGAGCAAAAAATAGTGGATGAAGAAAGTGCTTTGTCCAATGCTGAAACCATTATTTCTTTGCATATCTATCCGCAAGGCCGTGTACTTTCAGGTGATAAAACCCTGAAAGTTTTACTAAAATATGGCCTGCGTTATGGCGAATTGGCCTGTTTCCACCGTTATAGTGAAGACGGTTCAAAACTGCTGTTCTCGGTATTGCAAATGACCGATACTGGAATGGAAGGCTTTGATCTGGAAACCCTATCAACTCAGGAAGTGAAAGGTCTGGCATTCTTCCTGGCTTTACCGCATAGCGATGTACAAAATGCGTTTGATACCATGGACAGTATTTCACGTCTGATTGCCCGTGAAGTGGATGGTCTGGTCTATGACCAGAACCAGCAGGAATTTACTCCACAATTACGTGAATTCTGGCGCCATCAGGCCATTGATTATCGTGCTGGACAAGGTACGGTAGTTTAA